In a genomic window of Methanogenium sp. S4BF:
- a CDS encoding Hsp20/alpha crystallin family protein, producing the protein MIRRPYRWSFYDEFEDMRRQMDQLMNLMSSTSSLSSSLALPEAEHGAEMVPLFREGGIGGFQVDVTQDENEVIVAADMIPGIEKENISMELLSPKALQITCERKEEREEKKGEEGEEGRYYLHERKYGSISRVVPLPRAVTPEGAKASFRNGVLEVRLPVSALETKRRIAIE; encoded by the coding sequence ATGATACGAAGACCCTACAGATGGTCATTCTATGACGAATTTGAGGATATGCGGCGGCAGATGGATCAGCTCATGAACCTGATGTCGTCGACGTCTTCCCTTTCTTCCTCCCTTGCCCTGCCTGAGGCAGAGCATGGGGCCGAGATGGTGCCCCTCTTCCGGGAAGGGGGAATCGGGGGGTTCCAGGTGGATGTGACCCAGGACGAGAATGAGGTCATTGTCGCTGCCGACATGATTCCGGGGATTGAAAAGGAGAATATCTCGATGGAGCTGCTCTCTCCCAAGGCGCTCCAGATCACCTGCGAACGCAAGGAGGAGCGGGAGGAGAAAAAAGGAGAGGAAGGCGAGGAGGGCAGGTATTATCTCCACGAGCGGAAGTATGGCTCCATCTCCCGTGTCGTGCCCCTGCCGCGGGCGGTGACCCCCGAAGGCGCCAAGGCCTCCTTCAGGAACGGGGTGCTTGAGGTCCGGCTGCCGGTGAGTGCGCTTGAGACGAAGCGGCGGATTGCGATTGAGTGA
- a CDS encoding HAMP domain-containing protein has product MVKWYNSIMTKLTVSFLILIVVISGMSFFYTYGETKDALKETTQDELTALASVIATQVDGDVLSTLQEGDEATPEFIAMRDQLYTIQESSDEILYLYTMRKVGDDVAFVVDAEYGISEGTAGINEVYDTPTEEMFIGFERPVSEKEFTVDEWGVVISGYAPVLNSQGETVGIVGIDMNSQKVIDRQDFIGNIVYVIILISVLIAGGFVALFARSMIRDIHKLNTTANAISMGDTSVQVDVNRNDEIGQLAESFGRMVASLKIMMMDHDDEDTQ; this is encoded by the coding sequence ATGGTAAAATGGTATAACAGCATAATGACGAAGCTCACCGTCAGTTTTCTGATTCTGATCGTGGTCATCTCCGGGATGAGCTTTTTCTATACATATGGCGAGACCAAAGATGCGCTCAAAGAGACAACGCAGGATGAACTGACGGCACTGGCGAGCGTCATTGCCACCCAGGTGGACGGCGATGTGTTATCCACCCTGCAGGAAGGGGATGAAGCCACTCCTGAATTTATCGCAATGCGGGATCAGCTGTATACCATTCAGGAATCCAGCGATGAGATCCTCTACCTCTATACGATGCGCAAAGTCGGTGACGACGTCGCCTTTGTCGTGGATGCCGAATACGGAATCTCCGAGGGCACCGCAGGCATCAATGAAGTATACGATACCCCGACCGAGGAGATGTTCATCGGATTCGAACGGCCCGTCTCTGAAAAAGAGTTCACGGTTGATGAATGGGGTGTTGTCATCTCCGGCTATGCACCGGTTCTTAATTCTCAGGGAGAGACGGTGGGTATCGTCGGCATCGACATGAACAGCCAGAAGGTCATCGACCGGCAGGACTTCATCGGGAATATCGTCTATGTCATCATCCTGATCTCCGTTCTGATCGCCGGCGGATTTGTCGCCCTGTTTGCACGGTCGATGATCCGGGACATCCACAAACTGAACACTACGGCGAACGCGATCAGCATGGGTGATACGAGCGTGCAGGTTGATGTCAACCGGAATGATGAAATCGGTCAGCTTGCGGAGTCATTCGGCAGAATGGTCGCCAGCCTGAAGATTATGATGATGGACCACGACGATGAGGATACCCAATAG